From a single Kitasatospora azatica KCTC 9699 genomic region:
- a CDS encoding pyridoxamine 5'-phosphate oxidase family protein, translated as MRARKALLKGRPLPYVPLPRSHREPASSHLTYQELIEGRRDPAPGQSGAPSRPALVRLTTPECWDKLGTHGVGRVVLPILPAPLVFPVNYTVDAETVAYRTTPHGAAAAEPGTAVSFQVDHIDDHLSRSITCIRRVKTGADPSMD; from the coding sequence GTGCGGGCCAGGAAGGCGCTGCTGAAGGGTCGCCCTCTTCCGTACGTACCTCTGCCGAGGAGCCACCGTGAACCTGCATCCAGCCACCTCACCTACCAGGAGCTGATCGAAGGACGGCGCGACCCGGCCCCCGGCCAGAGCGGAGCGCCCTCCCGGCCGGCCCTGGTCCGCCTCACCACGCCGGAGTGCTGGGACAAGCTCGGCACCCACGGAGTGGGCCGCGTCGTCCTGCCCATCCTGCCTGCTCCACTGGTCTTCCCCGTCAACTACACGGTGGACGCCGAGACCGTGGCCTACCGCACCACCCCGCACGGCGCCGCTGCTGCCGAGCCGGGTACGGCCGTGTCCTTCCAGGTCGACCACATCGACGACCACCTGAGCCGCTCGATCACCTGCATCCGGAGGGTGAAAACAGGGGCCGATCCGTCCATGGACTGA
- a CDS encoding flavodoxin domain-containing protein, which produces MRKQRVLVAYGSKHGATAGIADQIGHTLQEDGFEAQVVPAREVRDVEEFDAVVLGGSLYAGHWHRDAVRCAHRNEEALTHRPVWLFSSGPVDSSAEQHEIPPVPSAAKEMRRLHAKGHVTFGGSITAQTPGFIARTMVKHEKAGDYRNPEQIRRWAHQVGEELRAGEEK; this is translated from the coding sequence ATGAGGAAGCAGAGAGTTCTGGTGGCCTACGGCAGCAAGCACGGTGCCACAGCCGGTATCGCCGACCAGATCGGTCACACGCTGCAGGAGGACGGTTTCGAGGCGCAGGTCGTCCCCGCTCGGGAGGTACGCGATGTCGAGGAGTTCGACGCGGTGGTGCTCGGCGGCTCGCTCTACGCGGGTCACTGGCACCGGGACGCCGTGCGCTGCGCCCACCGCAACGAAGAGGCGCTGACGCACCGGCCGGTGTGGCTGTTCAGCAGCGGCCCGGTGGACAGCTCGGCCGAGCAGCACGAGATCCCGCCGGTGCCCTCGGCCGCCAAGGAGATGCGTCGCCTGCACGCGAAGGGGCATGTCACCTTCGGCGGCAGCATCACCGCGCAGACGCCCGGGTTCATCGCCCGGACGATGGTCAAGCACGAGAAGGCCGGTGACTACCGCAACCCGGAGCAGATCCGGCGCTGGGCCCACCAGGTGGGCGAGGAACTACGCGCGGGCGAGGAGAAGTAG
- a CDS encoding Acg family FMN-binding oxidoreductase, with amino-acid sequence MRTITLDAAVLEKLVSAAVAAPSLHNSQPWHFRLRPEISTLEVRAARERAVPATDPQGRALHISVGAAVLNLRTAARHLGWAPEVRLLPDPGDPDLLAAVELDQPSSVHLAPTSALYGAIWHRHTIRTPFSGDAIPASVREELAEAARIEEALLVFPDHAERERLLRLTAEAERRSTTDPERSAESRAWIHGPGAPPYGIPAAALGPQDATGHLPMRDFSAIRPAEHLPPAGFEAEPCLAVLATEYDRPADWLRAGMALEHVLLLATVHEVRASLLHQALEWPGLRWEVRDPELRPGFVQMLLRLGYGREGAPTPRLAVSDVLDAEESADW; translated from the coding sequence ATGCGTACCATCACTCTCGACGCCGCCGTACTGGAGAAGCTGGTCTCGGCCGCGGTCGCGGCGCCGTCGCTGCACAACAGCCAGCCGTGGCACTTCCGGCTGCGGCCCGAGATCTCCACTCTGGAGGTCCGTGCCGCTCGCGAGCGCGCGGTGCCTGCCACTGACCCGCAGGGTCGGGCCCTGCACATCTCGGTGGGCGCAGCCGTCCTCAACCTGCGCACCGCCGCCCGGCATCTGGGCTGGGCTCCCGAGGTGCGGCTGCTGCCCGATCCCGGCGATCCGGACCTGCTGGCAGCCGTCGAACTCGACCAGCCCTCGTCGGTGCACCTGGCTCCGACGAGCGCGCTCTACGGGGCGATCTGGCACCGGCACACGATCCGCACGCCGTTCAGCGGGGACGCGATCCCGGCCAGTGTCCGGGAGGAGTTGGCCGAGGCCGCCCGGATCGAGGAGGCGCTTCTCGTCTTCCCCGACCACGCGGAGCGCGAACGGCTGCTGCGGCTGACCGCCGAGGCCGAGCGCCGCAGCACCACCGACCCCGAGCGCAGCGCCGAGAGCCGCGCCTGGATTCATGGGCCCGGTGCCCCGCCCTATGGCATCCCGGCAGCAGCCCTCGGCCCCCAGGACGCCACCGGCCACCTGCCGATGCGGGACTTCTCCGCCATCCGCCCGGCCGAGCACCTGCCGCCCGCCGGGTTCGAGGCCGAGCCGTGCCTCGCCGTCCTTGCCACCGAGTACGACCGGCCGGCGGACTGGCTGCGCGCCGGGATGGCCCTGGAGCACGTGCTGCTGCTGGCGACGGTGCACGAGGTGCGGGCCTCGCTGCTGCACCAGGCGCTGGAGTGGCCCGGACTTCGCTGGGAGGTGCGTGACCCCGAACTCCGGCCGGGCTTCGTGCAGATGCTGCTGCGACTCGGCTACGGGCGGGAGGGTGCGCCGACCCCGCGCCTGGCGGTCTCGGACGTCCTGGACGCCGAGGAGTCAGCCGACTGGTAG
- a CDS encoding CBS domain-containing protein, with amino-acid sequence MSRQIVAIDPRAGFAVVLAALREHHHDMLPVVDGERRVMGTVCASDLLAKLAVQKLPPRSMLWESRQVRAVRSKSKAVEACELMTSPAVTVHEQTSVEQAALLAARRRVHHLPVVDGQRRLTGVVCLCDLLDVLRRDDAAILADVEAVALAPDLGTVASTLRISCEQGRVTLDARTVHHSQADRLGERVRAVEGVVSVADDLRWEIDDVGLAGPQASG; translated from the coding sequence ATGAGCCGCCAGATCGTCGCGATCGATCCACGGGCCGGCTTCGCCGTCGTCCTCGCGGCCCTGCGGGAACACCACCACGACATGCTGCCCGTGGTCGACGGGGAACGACGGGTGATGGGCACGGTCTGTGCGTCCGACCTGCTCGCCAAACTCGCCGTCCAGAAGCTGCCACCCCGGTCCATGCTGTGGGAGTCCCGGCAGGTGCGGGCCGTTCGGAGCAAGTCGAAGGCCGTGGAGGCCTGTGAGCTGATGACCAGCCCGGCGGTGACCGTCCACGAGCAGACCAGCGTGGAGCAGGCCGCCCTGCTCGCGGCGCGGCGCCGCGTGCACCATCTGCCGGTGGTCGACGGGCAGCGACGGCTGACCGGGGTCGTCTGCCTGTGCGACCTACTGGACGTGCTGCGCCGCGACGACGCGGCCATTCTCGCGGACGTCGAGGCGGTCGCCCTTGCCCCGGACCTTGGCACGGTGGCCTCGACCCTGCGGATCAGCTGCGAGCAGGGCCGAGTGACGCTGGACGCCCGCACCGTCCACCACAGTCAGGCCGACCGGCTGGGCGAGCGGGTGCGAGCCGTCGAGGGCGTCGTCAGCGTCGCGGACGACCTGCGCTGGGAGATCGACGACGTCGGACTGGCCGGCCCCCAGGCTTCCGGTTGA
- a CDS encoding FUSC family protein, with protein MRRATRRPEPPRWLVHPLRWQRLPVPWAAMARGVLGMGPVLALAVATGHRQAGVLAGLGAMFAGINDRPGTRRTGLRQIGVPALAGALGLLLGRPGGWWVLPLLFAVGLVSGAISVAGPVSSAAAIQLLVLTIVASGMPLALPGWARAGWFLVGALWLLLLSLLLHPARAVSGRHAGERLAVAAVFDALADALDAVGTPGAEPARRRLTVALDKADEALRLHQLLRRPGPLRAGEQRLTERFAAAAALCEASVALLWEGERLPPRLSSGPRRLAEAVRADANPGRLPAPVPDSAARSAFDRAVLQACLAFGSAGSTVQPPPGNTFVRRRRGVHPLGPAGREYGLRVAVCVTASAAVALLLRADHAYWLPATAAFLVKPDYGPLFSRVVNRFVGTGAAVLLFALVAGVLGGPWWPVALVAGCGALIPPAARHFALQTAVVTLTVLGFVSVGGDTQAAGARLADTAIACAIVLLVGHLPGLADTRVRVGHRTAHALRHTLDYLDHVLTDGQDEQQHPERRADLRRAAYHSLAEARAAAESAAAELAAGAQHDWLGMAAGAERIADAATACAVRMEHGAPRPAEPTVRQVTEALAAVADALDGRGPTTPELGPAAPDCRTLDDILTELHRIQALALTPA; from the coding sequence GTGCGCAGAGCGACACGCCGACCCGAGCCGCCCCGCTGGCTGGTCCACCCACTGCGCTGGCAGCGCCTGCCGGTGCCGTGGGCGGCGATGGCCCGCGGAGTGCTGGGCATGGGTCCGGTGCTGGCGCTCGCGGTCGCCACCGGACACCGGCAGGCCGGCGTGCTGGCCGGACTCGGCGCGATGTTCGCCGGGATCAACGACCGGCCCGGCACCCGGCGCACCGGCCTGCGGCAGATCGGCGTACCGGCACTGGCCGGGGCGCTCGGCCTGCTGCTCGGCCGGCCGGGCGGCTGGTGGGTGCTGCCGCTGCTCTTCGCGGTCGGGCTGGTCTCCGGGGCGATCAGCGTCGCCGGGCCGGTCAGTTCGGCGGCCGCCATCCAACTGCTGGTGCTCACCATCGTCGCCAGCGGCATGCCGTTGGCGCTGCCCGGCTGGGCCCGGGCCGGCTGGTTCCTGGTCGGCGCGCTCTGGCTCCTGCTGCTGAGCCTGCTGCTGCACCCCGCGCGCGCGGTGAGCGGCCGGCACGCGGGTGAACGACTGGCGGTGGCCGCCGTCTTCGACGCGCTGGCCGATGCGCTGGACGCGGTCGGCACCCCCGGGGCCGAGCCGGCCCGCCGCCGGCTGACGGTCGCGTTGGACAAGGCCGACGAAGCGCTGCGCCTGCACCAGCTGCTGCGCCGGCCGGGTCCGCTCCGGGCGGGGGAGCAGCGGCTCACCGAACGGTTCGCCGCCGCCGCGGCGCTCTGCGAGGCGAGCGTGGCGCTGCTCTGGGAGGGCGAGCGGCTGCCGCCCCGGCTGTCCTCGGGCCCCAGGCGGCTGGCCGAGGCCGTCCGCGCCGACGCCAACCCCGGCCGGCTGCCGGCCCCGGTGCCGGACAGTGCGGCCCGCAGCGCCTTCGACCGGGCCGTGCTGCAGGCCTGCCTCGCCTTCGGCTCGGCGGGCAGCACCGTGCAGCCGCCGCCTGGCAACACGTTCGTACGTCGCCGCCGCGGGGTCCACCCGCTCGGCCCGGCCGGGCGTGAGTACGGCCTGCGGGTCGCGGTCTGCGTCACCGCGAGCGCCGCCGTCGCGCTGCTGCTGCGCGCCGACCACGCGTACTGGCTGCCTGCCACCGCCGCGTTTCTGGTCAAGCCCGACTACGGTCCGCTCTTCTCACGGGTGGTCAACCGCTTCGTCGGCACCGGCGCCGCCGTGCTGCTGTTCGCCCTGGTCGCCGGGGTGCTCGGTGGCCCGTGGTGGCCGGTCGCCCTCGTCGCCGGCTGCGGGGCGCTGATCCCGCCGGCGGCGCGTCACTTCGCGCTGCAGACGGCCGTGGTCACACTCACCGTGCTCGGCTTCGTCAGCGTCGGCGGCGACACCCAGGCGGCCGGTGCCCGGCTGGCCGACACCGCGATCGCCTGCGCCATCGTGCTGCTGGTCGGCCACCTGCCGGGACTGGCCGACACCCGGGTCCGGGTCGGGCACCGCACCGCGCACGCCCTGCGGCACACCCTGGACTACCTCGACCACGTGCTGACCGACGGACAGGACGAGCAGCAGCACCCCGAGCGCCGCGCGGACCTGCGCCGCGCCGCCTACCACTCGCTGGCCGAGGCCCGCGCGGCAGCCGAGAGCGCCGCCGCCGAGCTGGCCGCCGGCGCCCAGCACGACTGGCTGGGCATGGCCGCGGGCGCCGAACGGATCGCCGACGCCGCTACCGCCTGCGCCGTGCGGATGGAGCACGGCGCGCCCCGGCCCGCCGAGCCGACGGTCCGTCAGGTCACCGAGGCGCTGGCCGCCGTCGCCGACGCGCTGGACGGCCGCGGCCCGACCACTCCCGAACTCGGCCCGGCCGCCCCCGACTGCCGCACCCTGGACGACATCCTCACCGAACTGCACCGGATCCAAGCCCTGGCGCTCACGCCGGCTTAG
- a CDS encoding helix-turn-helix domain-containing protein, protein MSTAGPHSSQARPAHPGDIGRRVAHRRRQLGLSREEVAERAGIAVSYLKYLESQPDVVELETVTTLAGALGTSLGYLLGSDLPPGRSRPAAGPALEELAPEQCWAKIAPGGVGRIVVSTPDGPRVAPVNYRVLDNVILYRTAAHGLPASAVGMGVPPAEGWGKVAFEVDQLDDALSSGWSVVVAGIAERLTDPEELEWLTEHADPGPWVGGTRETWVRINPQSITGRLIRTVDLLP, encoded by the coding sequence ATGAGCACCGCAGGCCCGCACAGCTCCCAGGCCCGCCCCGCGCATCCGGGCGACATCGGCCGCAGGGTCGCCCACCGCCGCCGGCAACTGGGCCTCAGCCGCGAGGAGGTGGCGGAAAGGGCCGGAATCGCCGTCAGCTACCTGAAGTACCTGGAGTCGCAGCCCGATGTGGTCGAGCTGGAGACGGTCACCACGCTGGCCGGCGCGCTCGGCACCTCGCTGGGGTACCTGCTGGGCTCCGACCTGCCGCCCGGCCGGTCCCGACCGGCCGCCGGGCCCGCGCTGGAGGAACTGGCGCCGGAGCAGTGCTGGGCGAAGATCGCGCCGGGCGGTGTGGGCCGGATCGTGGTGTCGACACCCGACGGGCCGAGGGTGGCTCCCGTCAACTACCGCGTCCTCGACAACGTGATCCTCTACCGCACCGCCGCGCACGGCCTGCCCGCCAGCGCCGTCGGGATGGGGGTCCCCCCGGCCGAAGGCTGGGGGAAGGTCGCCTTCGAGGTGGACCAGTTGGACGACGCGCTCAGCAGCGGCTGGAGCGTGGTGGTCGCAGGCATCGCCGAGCGCCTCACCGATCCCGAGGAGCTCGAGTGGCTGACCGAACACGCCGATCCCGGTCCATGGGTCGGCGGCACCCGGGAGACCTGGGTGCGGATCAACCCGCAGAGCATCACCGGACGCCTGATCCGCACCGTCGACCTGCTGCCGTGA
- a CDS encoding bifunctional acetate--CoA ligase family protein/GNAT family N-acetyltransferase — protein MPTVQYPPHAVEALLADGTTATIRPIGPADHAAVLDLHAERMSEGSRRLRFFGASRRAPQMTADRLCGPQRSELLVLGAWVDGELVGEADCEPVEGRPEAAELALAVADAWQHRGVGTLLIEHLVHAARKRGVQRFEADTLADNLAVHRLFTDLGLPVHRRYEQGEIRVVVPLDEDEEHYQEAVDQRGRAADVASLSALLRPRSVAVVGASRRPGSVGQAVLRKIRQNGFSGKLWAVNPYAQRVAGEAAYPSLASLPGTPDLAVLAVPAEVVAGAAEECGAAGVRALVVLTAGLDADQARLLMHACRRHSIRLVGPNSLGIAQLDPAVRLDAEFGGAAALPGTAGVAVQSGGVGIALLGQLARLGIGVSSFVSLGDKYDVSGNDLLQWWEGDGRTDLALLHLESFGNPRGFSRTARRVTRTLPVLTVDAGRSAAGRRGAASHTAAAATPTVTREALFRQAGITATRSIAELVETAALLHAQPLPGARGAVAVVSNAGGIGILAADACAEAGLSLPVLPAATAAELAGLLPDGAGTSNPVDTTAAVGSRELAQCIDGLTKRREIDALLVAIVPTALGTGPGPLQALLDHPARRGVPVVAVLPDQEAPVRYLTCADGGRLPAYADPAAAARALAHARDRARRLAEPPSPDAVPDTADSAVAQHLAAAFLADHPQGGWLDPKETADLLDCYDLPLTTSIWARGEHDVLLAVRTLGQLGHDGKVVLKAYWPEQVHKSAADAVRTGLRGADEVRAAYRDFEERFGDSMAGVVVQPMAAPGLELLAGVVQDQVFGPLVMLGLGGTATDLLDDRTARLAPLTERDLTTMISELRAAPLLLGRPGTPPVDLAALRRVLAGLSRLATDLPQLAEADLNPLIARPGGLLCVDARVRLEPRPAFDPYLRRLRRPAATAQE, from the coding sequence ATGCCTACCGTCCAGTACCCGCCGCATGCCGTCGAAGCACTGCTCGCCGACGGCACCACCGCCACGATCCGCCCGATCGGTCCGGCCGACCATGCCGCCGTGCTCGACCTGCACGCCGAGCGGATGTCCGAGGGCAGCCGTCGGCTGCGGTTCTTCGGCGCCAGCCGCCGAGCACCGCAGATGACCGCCGACCGGCTGTGCGGGCCGCAGCGGTCCGAGCTGCTGGTGCTGGGGGCCTGGGTGGACGGTGAGCTGGTCGGGGAGGCGGACTGCGAACCGGTCGAGGGCCGTCCTGAAGCCGCTGAACTCGCACTGGCGGTCGCGGACGCCTGGCAGCACCGGGGAGTCGGAACCCTGCTGATCGAGCACCTGGTTCACGCAGCCCGCAAACGCGGGGTCCAGCGGTTCGAGGCGGACACGCTGGCCGACAACCTTGCGGTGCACCGGCTCTTCACCGACCTCGGCCTGCCCGTCCACCGGCGCTACGAACAGGGCGAGATCCGGGTGGTGGTGCCGCTGGACGAGGACGAGGAGCACTATCAGGAGGCCGTCGACCAGCGCGGCCGGGCCGCCGACGTCGCGAGTCTCTCGGCGCTGCTACGGCCGCGTTCGGTCGCGGTGGTCGGCGCCTCCCGCAGGCCCGGCTCGGTCGGGCAGGCGGTGCTGCGGAAGATCCGGCAGAACGGGTTCAGCGGCAAGCTGTGGGCGGTCAACCCCTACGCTCAGCGGGTGGCCGGAGAGGCCGCCTACCCGTCGCTCGCCTCCCTGCCCGGTACCCCGGACCTCGCCGTGCTGGCGGTGCCGGCCGAGGTGGTGGCAGGAGCAGCCGAGGAGTGCGGCGCCGCCGGGGTGCGTGCGCTGGTGGTGCTCACCGCGGGACTGGACGCCGACCAGGCCCGGCTGCTGATGCACGCCTGCCGACGGCACAGCATCCGGCTGGTCGGCCCGAACAGCCTGGGAATCGCGCAACTGGACCCGGCGGTGCGCCTGGACGCCGAGTTCGGTGGGGCCGCCGCCCTGCCCGGCACGGCCGGGGTCGCGGTGCAGTCCGGCGGCGTCGGCATCGCCCTGCTCGGGCAGTTGGCCCGCCTCGGCATCGGGGTCTCCAGCTTCGTCTCGCTCGGCGACAAGTACGACGTCAGCGGCAACGACCTGCTGCAGTGGTGGGAGGGCGACGGCCGCACCGACCTGGCGCTGCTGCACCTGGAGTCCTTCGGCAACCCGCGCGGCTTCTCTCGCACCGCCCGCCGGGTCACCCGCACCCTACCGGTGCTCACCGTGGACGCCGGACGCTCGGCGGCCGGCCGACGGGGCGCCGCCTCGCACACCGCCGCCGCAGCGACCCCGACGGTGACCCGCGAGGCGCTCTTCCGCCAGGCCGGCATCACCGCCACCCGCAGCATCGCCGAACTCGTCGAGACGGCCGCCCTGTTGCACGCCCAACCGCTGCCCGGCGCGCGGGGAGCGGTCGCCGTGGTCTCCAACGCGGGCGGGATCGGCATCCTGGCCGCCGACGCCTGCGCCGAGGCAGGGTTGAGCCTTCCCGTACTGCCAGCCGCGACGGCGGCCGAGCTGGCCGGTCTGCTGCCGGACGGCGCCGGGACGAGCAATCCGGTGGACACCACGGCGGCTGTCGGATCGAGAGAACTCGCCCAGTGCATTGACGGGCTGACGAAGCGTCGGGAGATCGACGCGCTACTGGTGGCGATCGTGCCGACCGCGCTGGGAACCGGGCCGGGACCCCTCCAGGCCCTGCTCGACCACCCCGCCCGGCGGGGCGTTCCGGTCGTCGCCGTACTGCCCGACCAGGAGGCGCCCGTGCGATACCTGACCTGCGCGGACGGCGGCCGGCTCCCCGCCTACGCCGACCCGGCGGCAGCCGCTCGCGCCCTCGCCCATGCCCGCGACCGCGCCCGCCGGCTGGCCGAGCCGCCCTCGCCCGACGCCGTCCCTGACACCGCCGACAGCGCCGTGGCCCAACACCTGGCTGCCGCCTTCCTCGCCGATCATCCGCAGGGTGGCTGGCTCGATCCGAAGGAGACGGCCGACCTGCTGGACTGCTACGACCTGCCGCTCACCACGTCGATCTGGGCACGGGGCGAGCACGACGTGCTGCTCGCCGTCCGGACGCTGGGTCAACTCGGCCACGACGGCAAGGTCGTGCTCAAGGCGTACTGGCCCGAGCAGGTCCACAAGAGCGCGGCGGACGCCGTCCGCACCGGCCTGCGCGGCGCCGACGAGGTCCGCGCCGCGTACCGCGACTTCGAGGAGCGCTTCGGCGACTCCATGGCCGGTGTCGTGGTGCAGCCGATGGCCGCCCCCGGGCTCGAACTGCTCGCCGGAGTGGTCCAGGACCAGGTGTTCGGCCCGCTGGTCATGCTCGGCCTGGGCGGCACCGCCACCGACCTGCTGGACGACCGCACGGCCCGGCTCGCCCCGCTCACCGAGCGCGACCTGACCACGATGATCAGCGAACTGCGCGCTGCCCCACTGCTGCTGGGCCGACCCGGCACCCCGCCGGTCGACCTGGCGGCGCTGCGGCGGGTGCTCGCCGGCCTCTCCCGCCTCGCCACCGACCTGCCGCAGCTCGCCGAGGCCGACCTCAACCCGCTGATCGCCCGGCCCGGCGGCCTGCTCTGCGTCGACGCCCGGGTCCGCCTGGAACCCCGGCCGGCCTTCGACCCCTACCTGCGCCGACTGCGCCGACCGGCCGCCACCGCTCAGGAGTGA
- a CDS encoding universal stress protein, which yields MGKPVIVGVDSSRASRDALDWAAGEASLRGEPLSVRHIWGEETVKAPDGGESPPTREAGEALLDEALARTLRQYPDMEVTIELLDGLLRDAMTEAAHGADLLVLGARGSGGFPGLLVGSTSLFVAARAACPLVVVRPVDPGPGRGGVVAGVHGDHGDAEVLAFAFDFAQRRDLPLLAVHAWSYPLITMPGHASPPVFEESHIAAERDRLIAEVLTGWRERYPQVDVTATAVRAQPAGELVARSRENQLLVVGRHGEPHGPLGRLGSTSQATVLHANCPVAVVPT from the coding sequence ATGGGCAAGCCCGTCATCGTGGGAGTGGACTCCTCCCGGGCGAGCAGGGACGCGCTCGACTGGGCGGCCGGCGAGGCGTCGCTGCGCGGCGAGCCGCTGAGCGTCCGGCACATCTGGGGGGAGGAGACCGTGAAAGCCCCCGACGGCGGGGAGTCGCCGCCCACCAGGGAGGCCGGCGAGGCGCTGCTCGACGAGGCCCTCGCGCGGACCCTGCGCCAGTACCCGGACATGGAGGTCACGATCGAGCTGCTGGACGGCCTGCTGCGCGACGCGATGACCGAGGCGGCGCACGGCGCGGACCTGCTGGTCCTGGGCGCGCGCGGCTCGGGCGGGTTCCCCGGGCTGCTGGTCGGTTCCACCAGCCTCTTCGTCGCCGCGCGCGCGGCCTGCCCGCTGGTTGTGGTCCGACCCGTTGACCCCGGTCCTGGCCGCGGCGGGGTGGTCGCGGGCGTCCACGGCGACCACGGTGACGCGGAAGTACTGGCGTTCGCCTTCGACTTCGCCCAGCGGCGGGACCTGCCGCTGCTCGCCGTGCACGCCTGGTCCTACCCGCTGATCACCATGCCCGGCCACGCCAGCCCGCCGGTCTTCGAGGAGAGCCACATCGCCGCCGAGCGGGACCGGCTGATCGCCGAGGTCCTGACCGGCTGGCGCGAGCGGTACCCGCAGGTCGACGTCACCGCGACGGCCGTGCGCGCCCAGCCGGCCGGGGAGTTGGTCGCCCGCTCGCGCGAGAACCAGCTGCTCGTCGTGGGCCGCCACGGCGAGCCGCACGGCCCGCTCGGCCGCCTGGGCTCCACGAGCCAGGCCACCGTCCTGCACGCGAACTGTCCCGTCGCCGTCGTCCCCACCTGA
- a CDS encoding SHOCT domain-containing protein, producing the protein MMFWDDHGMSGWGFGLMTAGMLIFWVLIVLGGVMLFRQLGRVPHHGGAEAEDRSPEDRSPERLLAERFARGEIDTDEYRRRLDMLRSGSGPDDS; encoded by the coding sequence ATGATGTTCTGGGACGACCACGGCATGAGCGGCTGGGGCTTCGGCCTGATGACCGCAGGCATGCTGATCTTCTGGGTGCTGATCGTTCTCGGTGGCGTCATGCTGTTCCGGCAGCTGGGCCGTGTCCCGCACCACGGCGGCGCCGAAGCCGAGGACCGCTCGCCCGAGGACCGCTCGCCCGAGCGGCTGCTCGCGGAGCGCTTCGCCCGCGGCGAGATCGACACCGACGAGTACCGGCGCCGGCTGGACATGTTGCGCTCCGGCTCTGGGCCGGACGACAGCTGA
- a CDS encoding CBS domain-containing protein, whose amino-acid sequence MQHRNVQDVMTHEVVTARPDTPFKEVAGLFHRNDITALPVVDDQGRPLGMVSEADLIRKEAVLPDPEGRTPGRWLDAHDRARAEAETAGGLMTSPAVTARATWTIAEAARAMDKHKVKRLPVVDEVGRLVGIVSRRDLLQVFLRHDAAIREEINHDVLGQTLWLPPGDVEVAVQDGVVTLTGRVPRRSLIPITEQLCRAVDGVVAVHQTLTWTEDDTQLQVEHPHAYGTGRS is encoded by the coding sequence ATGCAGCACCGCAACGTCCAGGACGTGATGACCCACGAGGTGGTCACCGCGCGGCCCGACACGCCGTTCAAGGAGGTCGCGGGGCTGTTCCACCGCAACGACATCACCGCGCTTCCGGTCGTCGACGACCAGGGCCGCCCGCTCGGCATGGTCTCCGAGGCCGATCTGATTCGCAAGGAAGCGGTCCTGCCCGACCCCGAGGGCCGCACCCCCGGCCGCTGGCTGGACGCGCATGACCGCGCTCGCGCCGAGGCGGAGACCGCAGGCGGCCTGATGACCAGCCCGGCCGTCACCGCCCGCGCCACCTGGACCATCGCGGAGGCCGCCCGGGCCATGGACAAGCACAAGGTCAAGCGACTGCCGGTGGTGGACGAGGTCGGCCGACTGGTCGGCATCGTCAGCCGCCGCGACCTGCTCCAGGTCTTCCTGCGGCACGATGCGGCGATCCGCGAGGAGATCAACCACGACGTGCTCGGCCAGACCCTCTGGCTGCCCCCCGGAGACGTCGAGGTCGCCGTGCAGGACGGTGTGGTCACCCTGACCGGCCGGGTGCCGCGCAGGAGTCTGATCCCGATCACGGAGCAGCTGTGCCGGGCGGTGGACGGCGTGGTGGCGGTCCACCAGACGCTGACCTGGACCGAGGACGACACTCAGCTCCAGGTGGAGCATCCGCACGCCTACGGCACCGGTCGGTCCTGA